One window from the genome of Lasioglossum baleicum chromosome 9, iyLasBale1, whole genome shotgun sequence encodes:
- the Syx17 gene encoding syntaxin 17, which produces MSSSPKNSIKQPIRRLEIQINNFNVAIPHHVDLLQRHKANILKYQAQHDWVKLNKEQINVSRLVKQLKELLYQMETLRSQVLDCDIEQFDKRVSNARNSLMSAIEEYFELQLNLPSSKPESPKNENHEEEHPLNDRYVLLQEVQQELHDEQACLHTWNTLQDDISQFHELFVDINKMVADQRVLVNKAENDIEETEVNVTEGEKLLARAARYKVATYPLAGVIIGTCLGGPIGLVAGLKIGGIAAISGGLLGFTGATILKKKQLQMQKSQSTTDRTMTEQLKLAERPSSSLENLRETKKDL; this is translated from the exons ATGTCGTCGTCGCCAAAAAACTCGATCAAACAGCCGATTAGGCGTCTGGagatacaaattaataatttcaacgTGGCTATACCTCATCACGTTGATCTGTTGCAACGACACAAGgctaatattctaaaa TATCAAGCACAGCATGATTGGGTGAAACTGAATAAGGAACAGATCAATGTATCGAGGCTCGTGAAACAGCTGAAAGAATTATTGTACCAGATGGAGACCCTCAGATCACAGGTTTTGGACTGTGATATCGAACAGTTCGACAAGCGGGTTTCTAATGCTCGCAACAGTCTAATGAGTGCAATCGAAGAGTATTTtg AACTGCAATTAAACTTACCATCGTCGAAACCAGAGTCACCCAAAAACGAAAATCACGAAGAAGAGCACCCACTTAACGATCGCTATGTCCTGTTGCAAGAAGTACAGCAGGAGCTGCATGACGAGCAGGCATGTCTGCATACTTGGAACACTCTGCAAGATGACATAAGCCAGTTTCATGAATTGTTCGTCGATATCAACAAGATGGTGGCC GATCAGAgggtgttagtgaacaaagcaGAGAATGACATAGAGGAGACGGAAGTAAACGTGACGGAAGGTGAAAAATTGCTTGCAAGGGCTGCGAGATACAAAGTTGCAACATATCCGTTAGCAGGGGTCATAATTGGTACATGTCTCGGGGGACCGATAGGTTTGGTGGCAGGGCTGAAGATTGGTGGAATCGCTGCCATAAGTGGTGGCTTGTTAG GATTTACTGGGGCAACGATATTAAAGAAAAAACAGTTGCAAATGCAAAAGTCACAGAGTACAACAGACCGGACCATGACAGAGCAATTGAAGTTGGCGGAGAGACCGTCGTCCTCGCTTGAGAATTTGCGAGAGACTAAAAAAGATTTGTGA